Proteins from a genomic interval of Psychrobacter urativorans:
- the rpoC gene encoding DNA-directed RNA polymerase subunit beta', whose translation MKDLLDIMQSPTGNGNREFDSIQITLASPDVIKSWSHGEVKKPETINYRTFKPERDGLFCAKIFGPVKDFECLCGKYKRRKFQGVICEKCGVEVTTAKVRRDRMGHIDLASPVAHIWFLKSLPSRIGLLLDMTLRDIERVLYFESYIVTEPGLTSLEKYQLLDDEDYFKALEEFGDEFVAKMGAEAIQDLLKDIDLDIEIDDLREAIPQTGSETKLKKMSKRLKLLEAFRDSNNKPEWMVMTILPVLPPDLRPLVPLEGGRFATSDLNDLYRRVINRNNRLKRLLELSAPDIIVRNEKRMLQESVDALLDNGRRGRAITGSNKRPLKSLADMIKGKQGRFRQNLLGKRVDYSGRSVIVVGPTLRLHQCGLPKKMALELFKPFTYNKLLSHGLATTIKAAKKMVEREEPQVWDMLAMVIREHPVLLNRAPTLHRLGLQAFEPVLIEGKAIQLHPLVCTAFNADFDGDQMAVHVPLTLEAQLESRALMMSTNNILSPANGEPIIVPSQDVVLGLYYISRSSVNAKGEGMIFATVNEALRAIGSNDLHVNAKIKVRVTETHIDEEGNHTKETSIKDTVAGRLLIWNIMPVGMAFEECNQEMTKKNISRLINSCYRKMGVKDSVMFADQLMYLGFAQATLSGVSIGLDDMVIPPLKKQIIEVAEAEVREIEDQFEQGFVTAGERYNKVVDIWSRTNDKVAKAMMDNLATDKVINAQGIEEEQKSFNSIFIMSDSGARGSAAQIRQLAGMRGLMAKPDGSIIETPIKANFREGLTVLQYFISTHGARKGLADTALKTANSGYLTRRLVDVAQDLVITTDDCGTDVGLLMTPHIQGGEIIEKLGDLVLGRVTARDVTYNDDESKILIPAGTLIDEHWVDVLDDNAIDDIWVRSVITCNVAHGVCAQCYGRDLARGHKVNIGESVGVMAAQSIGEPGTQLTMRTFHVGGAASSASVDNSISVRSAGQAHFENMKTVEHIDGHLVIVSRSAEIALTDELGRERERYKVPYGSSVLVKNEEQVEGGQTIAKWDPHTHPIITEFAGTARFSEITDGLTATVKVDDATGMSSFEILATRDRSSSAKDLRPAIILNTDEGKEVVYFLPAETIIRVGDGEKVAAGSILGRVPQASSGTKDITGGLPRVADLFEARRPKDHAIMAEMSGVVSFGKETKGKNRFIITNEDGEIHEELIPKWRQINVYENETVARGEVIADGPQNPHDILRLKGQTALADYIVNEVQDVYRLQGVKINDKHIEVIIRQMLRKVEITDSGDSNHFKGDQVEYVDIKALNEKLTAEDKFPVQFERQLLGITKASLATESFISAASFQETTRVLTAAAVMGKVDELRGLKENVVVGRLIPAGTGLAYHKARKEKAEQKLQDKDINAAFDITTANSDTKDFTSFDEAFAQELSQGSQS comes from the coding sequence TTGAAAGATTTACTCGATATCATGCAAAGCCCTACCGGCAACGGTAACCGTGAGTTTGATAGCATCCAAATTACCTTAGCCTCACCTGACGTCATTAAGTCATGGTCGCATGGTGAAGTGAAAAAGCCTGAAACCATTAACTATCGCACCTTTAAGCCTGAACGTGACGGTCTGTTCTGCGCCAAGATTTTTGGCCCTGTAAAAGATTTTGAATGTTTATGTGGTAAATACAAGCGTCGTAAGTTCCAAGGCGTTATCTGTGAAAAATGTGGCGTTGAAGTCACTACCGCTAAAGTGCGCCGTGACCGCATGGGTCATATTGACCTAGCCAGTCCTGTTGCGCATATTTGGTTCTTAAAATCATTACCAAGCCGCATCGGTCTGTTATTAGACATGACGCTTCGTGATATCGAACGCGTCCTATATTTTGAAAGCTATATCGTCACTGAGCCGGGTCTGACTTCTTTAGAGAAGTACCAATTGCTTGATGATGAAGATTATTTCAAAGCGTTGGAAGAGTTTGGTGATGAATTTGTCGCCAAGATGGGCGCAGAAGCGATTCAAGACCTATTAAAAGATATCGATTTAGACATCGAGATTGATGATTTGCGTGAAGCGATTCCACAAACAGGTTCTGAGACGAAGCTTAAGAAAATGTCTAAGCGTCTTAAATTATTAGAAGCGTTCCGCGATTCTAATAATAAACCTGAATGGATGGTCATGACCATCTTGCCAGTACTACCACCAGATTTGCGCCCGCTAGTACCACTAGAAGGTGGACGTTTTGCAACGTCAGATTTAAATGACTTGTATCGCCGTGTGATCAACCGTAACAACCGTCTTAAGCGTCTGCTTGAATTAAGCGCGCCTGATATCATCGTACGTAACGAAAAACGTATGTTGCAAGAGTCAGTAGATGCGTTGTTAGACAACGGTCGTCGCGGTCGTGCGATTACGGGTAGTAACAAGCGTCCATTGAAATCTTTGGCTGATATGATCAAAGGTAAGCAAGGTCGTTTCCGTCAGAATTTGCTTGGTAAACGTGTTGATTATTCTGGTCGTTCTGTAATCGTTGTTGGTCCAACGTTACGTTTGCATCAGTGTGGTTTGCCGAAGAAAATGGCACTTGAACTATTCAAGCCATTTACTTATAACAAGCTATTATCACATGGTTTAGCGACGACGATTAAAGCTGCCAAAAAGATGGTAGAGCGTGAAGAGCCACAAGTGTGGGATATGCTAGCGATGGTCATTCGTGAGCATCCAGTACTCTTGAACCGTGCGCCAACCCTTCACCGTTTGGGTCTACAGGCATTTGAGCCAGTACTGATTGAAGGTAAAGCGATTCAGCTACACCCATTGGTTTGTACTGCGTTTAACGCCGACTTTGACGGTGACCAAATGGCAGTTCACGTACCGTTGACCCTAGAAGCACAGCTTGAATCACGTGCCTTGATGATGTCCACCAACAACATCTTGTCACCTGCTAATGGTGAGCCAATTATCGTACCATCGCAAGACGTTGTATTGGGTCTGTATTATATCAGTCGCTCATCAGTGAATGCTAAAGGCGAGGGCATGATTTTTGCCACCGTTAATGAAGCTTTACGTGCGATTGGTTCTAACGACTTACACGTCAATGCCAAAATTAAAGTACGTGTGACTGAAACGCATATTGACGAAGAAGGCAATCATACTAAAGAGACGAGTATCAAAGATACCGTTGCAGGTCGTCTATTAATTTGGAACATCATGCCAGTTGGTATGGCGTTTGAAGAATGTAACCAAGAGATGACCAAGAAAAACATCTCACGTCTTATCAACTCTTGCTATCGTAAGATGGGTGTGAAAGACAGCGTTATGTTCGCTGACCAATTGATGTATCTTGGTTTTGCACAAGCGACGTTATCTGGTGTTTCAATTGGTCTGGATGACATGGTCATTCCGCCATTGAAAAAACAAATCATCGAAGTTGCCGAAGCTGAAGTGCGCGAAATTGAAGATCAATTCGAGCAAGGCTTTGTGACGGCTGGTGAGCGTTATAATAAAGTAGTTGATATCTGGTCACGTACCAATGACAAAGTCGCCAAAGCGATGATGGATAACTTGGCAACGGATAAAGTAATTAATGCGCAAGGCATCGAGGAAGAGCAAAAGTCATTTAACTCTATCTTCATCATGTCAGATTCTGGTGCTCGTGGTAGTGCGGCGCAGATTCGTCAGCTTGCTGGTATGCGTGGCTTGATGGCTAAACCGGATGGCTCAATTATTGAGACCCCGATTAAAGCCAACTTCCGCGAAGGTTTGACCGTACTTCAGTACTTTATCTCGACTCACGGTGCACGTAAAGGTCTTGCGGATACGGCATTGAAAACGGCTAACTCCGGTTATCTGACGCGTCGTTTGGTTGACGTGGCACAAGATTTGGTTATTACAACCGACGACTGTGGCACTGATGTGGGCTTGCTCATGACGCCGCATATTCAAGGTGGCGAGATCATTGAAAAGCTTGGCGATCTTGTATTGGGTCGTGTGACGGCACGTGATGTCACCTACAATGATGATGAATCAAAAATCTTAATTCCAGCGGGTACGTTAATTGACGAGCATTGGGTCGATGTACTTGACGACAATGCGATTGATGATATCTGGGTGCGCTCGGTCATTACTTGTAATGTGGCGCATGGTGTTTGTGCACAGTGTTATGGTCGTGACCTTGCCCGTGGTCATAAAGTCAATATCGGTGAATCTGTTGGTGTTATGGCAGCCCAGTCGATCGGTGAACCTGGTACTCAGTTAACCATGCGTACGTTCCACGTTGGTGGTGCCGCAAGTTCAGCATCAGTGGACAATAGCATTTCTGTACGTAGCGCGGGTCAAGCACATTTTGAGAATATGAAAACCGTTGAGCATATTGATGGTCACTTGGTTATCGTATCGCGCTCAGCTGAAATTGCCTTAACCGATGAGTTAGGTCGTGAGCGTGAACGTTATAAAGTACCTTACGGTTCAAGCGTACTTGTGAAAAATGAAGAACAAGTCGAAGGCGGTCAAACTATCGCTAAATGGGATCCGCACACGCATCCTATCATCACAGAATTCGCTGGTACCGCACGCTTTAGTGAAATCACTGATGGCTTGACGGCTACCGTAAAAGTTGATGATGCGACTGGTATGAGCTCGTTTGAGATTCTTGCGACGCGTGACCGTTCAAGCTCAGCAAAAGACTTACGTCCGGCGATTATCTTGAACACCGACGAAGGTAAAGAAGTGGTTTACTTCTTACCGGCTGAAACCATCATTCGTGTTGGCGATGGTGAAAAAGTAGCAGCAGGTTCGATTCTAGGTCGTGTACCGCAGGCCTCATCAGGTACCAAAGATATTACCGGTGGTCTACCACGCGTAGCCGACTTATTCGAAGCCCGTCGTCCAAAAGATCATGCGATTATGGCAGAGATGAGTGGCGTCGTCAGCTTCGGTAAAGAAACCAAAGGTAAAAACCGCTTTATTATTACTAATGAAGATGGTGAAATACATGAAGAGCTGATTCCGAAATGGCGTCAGATTAACGTCTATGAAAATGAGACCGTAGCACGCGGTGAAGTTATTGCTGATGGTCCACAAAACCCGCACGATATCTTACGCCTTAAAGGTCAAACCGCGCTTGCTGACTATATCGTTAACGAAGTACAAGACGTATACCGCTTGCAGGGTGTAAAAATCAACGACAAGCACATTGAAGTTATTATTCGTCAAATGTTGCGTAAAGTTGAGATCACAGATAGCGGCGACTCAAATCACTTTAAAGGTGACCAAGTTGAATATGTTGATATCAAAGCACTTAACGAAAAACTAACGGCGGAAGACAAATTCCCAGTTCAGTTTGAGCGTCAGCTGCTAGGTATCACCAAAGCCAGCTTGGCAACCGAAAGCTTTATCTCAGCCGCGTCTTTCCAAGAAACCACGCGTGTATTAACGGCAGCTGCAGTAATGGGCAAAGTCGATGAGCTACGTGGTCTGAAAGAAAACGTGGTGGTTGGTCGTTTGATTCCTGCTGGTACGGGGCTTGCTTACCATAAAGCTCGTAAAGAGAAAGCTGAGCAGAAGCTGCAGGATAAAGACATCAATGCTGCATTTGATATCACAACGGCAAATAGTGATACTAAAGACTTCACTAGCTTTGATGAAGCATTTGCACAAGAGCTGAGCCAAGGTAGTCAATCTTAA
- the rplL gene encoding 50S ribosomal protein L7/L12, producing MALSKDDVLNAIAEMSVMDIVELISAMEEKFGVTAAVAAAPAAAGPAAAAAEEKDEFDVILASFGEKKVGVIKAVREATGLGLKEAKDLVESAPAPIKEGANKAEAEELKKKLEEAGATVELK from the coding sequence ATGGCACTATCTAAAGATGACGTGTTAAACGCAATCGCTGAAATGTCAGTAATGGATATCGTTGAATTAATCAGCGCTATGGAAGAAAAATTCGGCGTAACTGCTGCTGTTGCTGCTGCACCTGCTGCTGCTGGTCCTGCTGCTGCTGCTGCTGAAGAAAAAGACGAGTTTGACGTAATTCTTGCCAGCTTTGGCGAGAAGAAAGTTGGTGTAATTAAAGCCGTACGTGAAGCTACTGGTCTTGGCTTGAAAGAAGCGAAAGATTTGGTTGAGAGCGCTCCAGCTCCAATCAAAGAAGGCGCTAACAAAGCTGAAGCTGAAGAGTTGAAAAAGAAACTTGAAGAAGCTGGTGCAACTGTTGAATTAAAATAA
- the rpoB gene encoding DNA-directed RNA polymerase subunit beta: MAYSYTEKKRIRKSFAELPTVMDIPYLLSIQVDSYEHFLQEHKKPKARENTGLQAAYSSIFPIESHSGNAELQFVEYYLGTPEFDERECILRGSTFAAPMRVKIRLIIKDKDSKDKDSKAAIKDIREQSVYMGEIPLMTNNGTFIINGTERVIVSQLHRSPGVFFDHDKGKSHSSGKVLYNARIIPYRGSWLDFEFDAKDLVFARIDRRRKLLASIILRALGLSTGEILDLFFEKVAVYKGEEQFEIDLVADRLRGEMAQFDIVTPNGDVVVEQGKRINARRIRQLEEAGMTKISVPDEYLYERILAEDIIVNGEVIAKANTLIDHELLVKLSAFEASDSIKEISILFTNDIDQGSYIADTLRADSTSTREEALVEIYKVMRPGEPPTIETAEKLFDSMFFNADRYDLSNVGRMKFNRRLGLEFDNTDDPDIQRERSVLTNADIVNVLKELIEIRNGRGEVDDIDHLGNRRIRSVGEMAENQFRVGLVRVERAVKERLSSAESDNLSPQDLINSKPVAAAVKEFFGSSQLSQFMDQNNPLSEVTHKRRVSALGPGGLTRERAGFEVRDVHDTHYGRVCPIETPEGPNIGLINSLATFAKTNSFGFLETPYRRVVDGKVTDVIEYLSAIEEVGTVIAQADSPVTADGALSDEMVSVRSYGEFVRMPPEKVTHMDVSPSQVVSVAAGLIPFLEHDDANRALMGSNMQRQAVPTLRADKPLVGTGMERHVARDSGVCVIAKRGGVIEDVDASRVVVRVNEDEMIAGEAGIDIYNLVKYTRSNQNTCINQRIIVNQGDAIAVGDILADGPSTDLGELALGQNIRIAFMPWNGYNFEDSILLSEKVVKEDRFTTIHIQELTCVARDTKLGTEEITADIPNVGEAALSSLDEAGIVYIGAEVDAGDILVGKVTPKGETQLTPEEKLLRAIFGEKAADVKDTSLRVPTSSKGTVIDVQVFTRDGVEKDARARAIEKSQLDSYRKDLKEELRIFEEAARGRIASLLDGQKVSGGSGLKAGTVMAAADMKGMSLETLLDIQPVEEEISERLTQIAEYLVDKQKDIDSKFAEKKRKLTAGDDLQHGVQKIVKVYLAVKRRIQPGDKMAGRHGNKGVVSRIMPVEDMPYDEHGNTVDIVLNPLGVPSRMNIGQVLETHLGMAAKGLGEKIDGMLKSQAAIKDLRDFLDQIYNKVGGEQVDLDSLTDDEILALSDNLRAGVPMGTAVFDGAHEHQVKDLLELAGLSRDGQQTLYDGRTGQKFDRKVTVGYMYMLKLNHLVDDKMHARSTGSYSLVTQQPLGGKAQFGGQRFGEMEVWALEAYGATYTLQEMLTVKSDDVEGRTRMYKNIVDGEQYMDPGMPESFNVLTKEIKSLGINIELKQSN; this comes from the coding sequence ATGGCATATTCTTATACTGAAAAAAAGCGTATTCGCAAAAGTTTTGCTGAATTGCCCACTGTGATGGACATTCCCTATTTGTTGTCTATCCAAGTAGATTCCTACGAGCATTTTTTGCAAGAACACAAAAAGCCAAAAGCTCGTGAGAATACCGGTCTGCAAGCTGCGTATTCCTCTATTTTTCCGATCGAAAGTCACTCAGGTAATGCTGAGCTACAGTTCGTTGAATATTATTTAGGTACGCCTGAATTTGATGAGCGTGAATGTATCTTACGTGGTTCCACGTTTGCTGCACCAATGCGCGTTAAAATTCGTCTGATTATTAAAGATAAAGACAGCAAAGATAAAGACAGCAAAGCGGCGATTAAAGATATTCGTGAGCAAAGTGTTTATATGGGTGAAATCCCATTAATGACCAATAACGGTACTTTTATTATTAATGGTACGGAACGGGTTATCGTCTCTCAGCTACATCGTTCACCGGGTGTGTTCTTTGACCACGATAAAGGTAAGTCACATTCAAGTGGTAAAGTGCTGTATAACGCGCGTATTATTCCTTACCGTGGTTCTTGGTTAGACTTTGAGTTTGATGCTAAAGACTTGGTATTTGCTCGTATTGACCGTCGTCGTAAATTACTGGCGTCTATTATTTTGCGTGCGTTAGGTTTAAGTACTGGCGAGATTTTAGATTTGTTCTTTGAAAAAGTAGCCGTTTATAAAGGCGAAGAACAATTTGAGATTGATCTGGTTGCCGATCGTCTGCGTGGCGAAATGGCACAGTTTGACATCGTCACGCCTAATGGTGATGTGGTCGTTGAGCAAGGCAAACGTATTAATGCGCGCCGTATTCGTCAGTTAGAAGAAGCGGGTATGACGAAAATATCTGTACCTGATGAATATTTATACGAGCGTATTTTAGCTGAAGACATCATCGTTAATGGTGAAGTTATCGCTAAAGCGAACACGCTTATTGATCATGAATTATTGGTGAAGTTAAGCGCGTTTGAAGCCAGTGATTCTATCAAAGAAATCAGCATTCTATTTACCAATGATATTGATCAGGGCAGTTATATTGCCGACACGCTACGTGCTGATAGTACCTCAACTCGCGAAGAAGCGTTGGTTGAAATCTATAAAGTCATGCGTCCAGGTGAGCCACCAACGATTGAAACCGCTGAAAAATTATTCGACAGCATGTTCTTTAACGCTGATCGTTATGACTTATCCAATGTCGGTCGTATGAAATTCAACCGTCGTTTAGGGTTAGAATTTGATAATACGGATGATCCTGATATTCAGCGTGAACGTAGTGTGTTGACCAACGCCGATATCGTTAATGTGTTAAAAGAATTGATTGAGATTCGTAACGGTCGCGGCGAAGTCGATGATATTGACCATTTAGGTAACCGTCGTATTCGTTCGGTTGGTGAGATGGCTGAAAACCAATTCCGTGTTGGTCTAGTACGTGTTGAGCGTGCCGTTAAAGAGCGTTTAAGCTCAGCTGAATCTGATAACTTGTCACCACAAGATTTGATTAACTCCAAGCCTGTTGCGGCTGCGGTTAAAGAATTCTTTGGTTCAAGTCAGTTGTCACAGTTTATGGATCAGAACAATCCATTGTCTGAAGTGACGCATAAACGCCGTGTATCTGCGTTAGGACCCGGTGGTCTGACCCGTGAACGTGCAGGCTTTGAAGTACGTGACGTTCATGACACCCATTATGGTCGCGTATGTCCGATTGAAACTCCTGAAGGTCCAAACATTGGTCTGATTAACTCATTGGCTACCTTTGCTAAAACCAACAGCTTTGGCTTCTTAGAGACGCCTTATCGCCGTGTGGTTGATGGTAAAGTAACTGACGTTATTGAATATTTATCAGCGATTGAAGAAGTAGGTACGGTCATTGCACAGGCTGATTCACCAGTAACCGCCGATGGCGCGTTATCTGATGAGATGGTCAGTGTGCGTAGCTATGGTGAATTTGTCCGTATGCCGCCAGAAAAAGTGACGCATATGGATGTGTCGCCAAGTCAGGTAGTATCGGTCGCAGCAGGTCTAATTCCGTTCCTAGAGCATGACGATGCTAACCGTGCCTTGATGGGCTCGAACATGCAACGTCAGGCAGTTCCTACGCTACGTGCTGATAAGCCGTTAGTAGGTACAGGTATGGAACGTCACGTTGCTCGTGACTCTGGTGTTTGTGTCATCGCTAAGCGTGGCGGTGTAATTGAAGATGTTGATGCCTCACGTGTTGTTGTTCGTGTTAACGAAGATGAGATGATTGCTGGTGAAGCCGGTATTGATATCTATAACTTGGTTAAATATACACGCTCTAACCAGAACACTTGTATCAACCAACGTATTATTGTTAACCAAGGCGATGCTATTGCTGTAGGTGATATCTTGGCTGATGGTCCGTCAACGGATCTTGGTGAGTTGGCATTGGGTCAGAACATCCGCATCGCATTTATGCCGTGGAATGGTTACAACTTCGAAGATTCAATCTTGCTCTCTGAAAAAGTCGTGAAAGAAGATCGTTTCACCACTATTCACATCCAAGAATTGACTTGTGTGGCGCGTGATACGAAGCTTGGTACGGAAGAAATTACTGCCGATATTCCAAACGTTGGTGAAGCGGCTCTATCAAGCCTTGATGAAGCGGGTATCGTTTATATCGGTGCCGAAGTAGATGCTGGTGATATCTTAGTGGGTAAAGTGACGCCAAAAGGTGAAACGCAACTGACGCCAGAAGAGAAACTACTGCGGGCTATCTTTGGTGAAAAAGCGGCTGATGTTAAAGACACCTCACTGCGTGTTCCAACATCAAGCAAAGGCACTGTAATTGATGTACAAGTCTTTACCCGTGATGGTGTTGAAAAAGATGCGCGTGCAAGAGCGATTGAAAAATCACAGCTTGATAGCTATCGTAAAGATTTAAAAGAAGAGCTACGTATTTTTGAAGAAGCGGCTCGTGGTCGTATCGCAAGCTTGTTAGATGGTCAAAAAGTAAGCGGTGGTTCTGGTTTAAAAGCCGGTACGGTTATGGCTGCTGCTGACATGAAAGGCATGAGCCTTGAGACGTTACTTGATATTCAGCCTGTTGAAGAAGAGATCTCTGAACGCTTGACCCAAATTGCAGAATATTTGGTTGATAAGCAAAAAGACATCGATAGCAAGTTTGCTGAGAAAAAACGCAAATTGACTGCTGGCGATGACTTGCAACATGGCGTACAAAAAATTGTTAAAGTTTATTTAGCAGTTAAGCGTCGCATTCAGCCTGGTGATAAAATGGCGGGTCGTCATGGTAACAAAGGTGTGGTATCACGCATTATGCCGGTTGAAGATATGCCATATGATGAGCATGGTAACACGGTTGATATCGTCCTGAATCCACTGGGCGTACCATCGCGTATGAACATCGGTCAGGTACTCGAGACTCACTTAGGTATGGCTGCGAAAGGCTTGGGCGAGAAAATTGATGGTATGCTGAAGTCACAAGCAGCAATCAAAGATTTGCGTGATTTCTTAGACCAAATTTATAATAAAGTTGGTGGTGAGCAAGTCGATCTTGATAGCTTGACTGATGACGAGATCCTGGCATTATCAGACAATTTACGTGCAGGCGTACCTATGGGTACGGCAGTATTTGATGGTGCGCATGAGCATCAAGTTAAAGACTTGTTAGAGCTTGCTGGTCTATCAAGAGACGGTCAGCAAACCTTATATGACGGTCGTACCGGTCAGAAGTTTGACCGTAAAGTGACGGTTGGTTACATGTATATGCTCAAACTTAACCATTTGGTTGATGACAAGATGCATGCACGTTCAACCGGTTCTTATTCGCTAGTGACGCAGCAACCGCTTGGTGGTAAAGCGCAATTCGGTGGTCAGCGCTTCGGTGAGATGGAAGTATGGGCCCTAGAAGCTTATGGTGCGACGTACACCTTGCAAGAAATGCTAACGGTGAAATCGGATGACGTTGAAGGTCGTACCCGTATGTACAAAAACATCGTCGATGGTGAGCAATATATGGATCCAGGCATGCCTGAGTCATTTAACGTACTGACCAAAGAAATCAAATCATTGGGTATTAATATTGAGCTAAAACAAAGTAACTAA
- the nusG gene encoding transcription termination/antitermination protein NusG, giving the protein MRWYIVQAFSGYEKQVQRSLIERINRSDFAEFFGDVLVPTEEVVEMKDGKKRKSERKFFPGYVLIQMEMNDNTWHIVKECPRIMGFIGGTPETPAPITQVEADRILNRLNQTEATPRPKTLFEPGEELLVIDGPFTDFKGLVEKVDYEKSKLQLTVNVFNRPTQVELEFSKVEKLD; this is encoded by the coding sequence ATGCGTTGGTATATTGTCCAAGCGTTTTCAGGATATGAAAAACAAGTACAACGTTCATTAATCGAGCGCATTAATCGTAGTGACTTTGCTGAGTTTTTCGGCGATGTATTAGTACCTACTGAAGAAGTCGTCGAAATGAAAGACGGCAAAAAACGTAAAAGTGAGCGTAAGTTTTTTCCAGGATATGTATTGATCCAAATGGAAATGAACGATAATACTTGGCACATTGTTAAAGAATGTCCGCGTATTATGGGCTTTATTGGTGGTACACCAGAAACGCCTGCACCGATTACCCAAGTAGAAGCCGACCGCATTTTAAATCGCTTAAATCAAACTGAAGCGACGCCACGTCCGAAAACATTATTCGAGCCGGGTGAAGAGTTGTTAGTAATTGACGGTCCATTCACTGACTTTAAAGGGTTGGTTGAAAAAGTGGATTATGAGAAGTCCAAGTTACAGTTGACAGTAAATGTATTTAATCGACCCACTCAGGTTGAACTTGAGTTTAGTAAAGTTGAAAAACTAGACTAA
- the rplA gene encoding 50S ribosomal protein L1, whose amino-acid sequence MSKLTKRQKEINSRIDNDKLYTIEEAVQILNDLPPLKFKESIDIAVNLGVDPRKSDQVVRGATNLPAGTGKTKRVAVFAQGAAAEAAKEAGADIVGFEDLAESIKAGNMDFDVVIAAPDAMRVVGQLGTILGPRGLMPNPKVGTVTPNVAEAVLNAKAGQAQYRVDKAGIIHTTVGQVGFTAEQVVENAQALLADLRRAKPATSKGVYIKRITLSSTMGPGIAIDAVPHRLNK is encoded by the coding sequence ATGTCTAAGCTAACCAAACGTCAAAAAGAAATCAATAGCCGTATCGATAACGATAAGCTATACACGATTGAAGAAGCGGTTCAAATTTTAAATGATTTACCACCTCTTAAATTCAAAGAGTCTATCGATATCGCCGTAAACTTGGGTGTTGATCCACGTAAATCTGACCAAGTCGTTCGTGGCGCAACCAACCTACCTGCGGGTACTGGTAAAACCAAACGCGTTGCTGTATTTGCTCAAGGTGCTGCTGCTGAAGCCGCCAAAGAAGCGGGTGCTGACATCGTTGGTTTTGAAGACCTAGCTGAATCAATTAAAGCGGGCAACATGGACTTCGATGTCGTTATCGCTGCTCCTGATGCTATGCGTGTGGTTGGTCAATTAGGTACTATCCTAGGCCCACGTGGTCTAATGCCTAACCCTAAAGTCGGTACGGTTACGCCTAACGTTGCTGAAGCAGTTCTTAACGCTAAAGCTGGTCAAGCACAGTACCGTGTTGATAAAGCTGGTATTATCCATACTACAGTTGGTCAAGTTGGCTTTACTGCTGAACAAGTTGTGGAAAATGCCCAAGCTTTATTAGCTGATCTACGTCGTGCTAAGCCTGCTACGTCTAAGGGTGTTTACATCAAACGTATCACTTTATCTAGCACTATGGGTCCAGGTATTGCTATTGATGCCGTACCGCATCGCCTTAACAAATAA
- the rplK gene encoding 50S ribosomal protein L11 encodes MAKKIDGYIKLQVPAGKANPSPPIGPALGQKGVNIMAFCKEFNAATSGQEPGLPIPTEITVYSDKSFTFIMKSPPAAYLLRKAAGVAKGSGTPNTAKVGTVNRAQLEEIVKTKDADLTAADLDAAVRTVAGTARSMGITVEGV; translated from the coding sequence ATGGCTAAGAAGATTGATGGTTACATCAAACTGCAAGTCCCTGCAGGTAAAGCAAATCCTTCACCACCTATTGGTCCAGCATTGGGTCAAAAAGGCGTGAACATCATGGCATTCTGTAAAGAATTTAACGCTGCGACTTCAGGTCAAGAGCCAGGTCTACCGATCCCAACTGAGATCACGGTATACAGCGATAAATCTTTTACCTTTATCATGAAGTCTCCACCAGCGGCATACTTATTGCGTAAAGCTGCAGGCGTTGCTAAAGGTTCAGGCACACCAAATACCGCTAAAGTCGGTACGGTAAATCGTGCTCAACTTGAAGAAATTGTTAAGACTAAAGATGCAGACTTAACTGCAGCTGATCTTGATGCTGCTGTTCGTACCGTTGCTGGTACTGCCCGTTCAATGGGTATTACCGTGGAGGGTGTATAA
- the rplJ gene encoding 50S ribosomal protein L10: protein MALTLEQKQQVVAEVSEVAANAYSAVAAEYHGIGVAKLTKLREQAREKGVVLKVVKNTLAKRAFEGTKFESMSDRMTGPLLLAFSMEDLGSAARVIFDFSKDHKALETKLVSVGGVVYGPEDLERVSKLPTRDEAISILMATMNAPVTKLVQTMNAVPSKLVRTVAAIKDAKEAA from the coding sequence ATGGCATTAACGCTAGAGCAAAAACAACAAGTTGTGGCTGAAGTGTCTGAAGTTGCTGCTAATGCTTACTCAGCAGTAGCTGCCGAATATCATGGTATTGGTGTTGCAAAGCTTACTAAGCTGCGCGAACAAGCCCGTGAAAAAGGCGTCGTTTTGAAAGTGGTAAAAAATACCCTAGCAAAACGTGCGTTTGAAGGCACTAAGTTTGAGAGCATGTCAGACCGTATGACTGGTCCATTACTTTTGGCTTTCTCTATGGAAGATTTGGGATCTGCCGCTCGAGTCATTTTTGACTTCAGCAAAGATCACAAAGCCCTTGAGACCAAATTGGTATCAGTTGGTGGTGTTGTTTATGGTCCAGAAGATCTAGAGCGCGTATCGAAGCTTCCAACTCGCGACGAAGCAATCTCTATCTTGATGGCTACTATGAATGCACCAGTTACCAAGCTTGTTCAAACTATGAACGCTGTTCCTAGTAAGCTTGTTCGCACGGTAGCAGCAATCAAAGACGCAAAAGAAGCTGCTTAA